The following proteins are co-located in the Ailuropoda melanoleuca isolate Jingjing chromosome 13, ASM200744v2, whole genome shotgun sequence genome:
- the COL1A1 gene encoding collagen alpha-1(I) chain, giving the protein MFSFVDLRLLLLVAATALLTHGQEEGQEEDIPPVTCVQNGLRYYDRDVWKPEACRICVCDNGNVLCDDVICDETKNCPGAQVPPGECCPVCPDGEASPTDQETTGVEGPKGDTGPRGPRGPAGPPGRDGIPGQPGLPGPPGPPGPPGPPGLGGNFAPQMSYGYDEKSTGGISVPGPMGPSGPRGLPGPPGAPGPQGFQGPPGEPGEPGASGPMGPRGPPGPPGKNGDDGEAGKPGRPGERGPPGPQGARGLPGTAGLPGMKGHRGFSGLDGAKGDAGPAGPKGEPGSPGENGAPGQMGPRGLPGERGRPGAPGPAGARGNDGATGAAGPPGPTGPAGPPGFPGAVGAKGEAGPQGARGSEGPQGVRGEPGPPGPAGAAGPAGNPGADGQPGAKGANGAPGIAGAPGFPGARGPSGPQGPSGPPGPKGNSGEPGAPGNKGDTGAKGEPGPTGIQGPPGPAGEEGKRGARGEPGPTGLPGPPGERGGPGSRGFPGADGVAGPKGPAGERGSPGPAGPKGSPGEAGRPGEAGLPGAKGLTGSPGSPGPDGKTGPPGPAGQDGRPGPPGPPGARGQAGVMGFPGPKGAAGEPGKAGERGVPGPPGAVGPAGKDGEAGAQGPPGPAGPAGERGEQGPAGSPGFQGLPGPAGPPGEAGKPGEQGVPGDLGAPGPSGARGERGFPGERGVQGPPGPAGPRGANGAPGNDGAKGDAGAPGAPGSQGAPGLQGMPGERGAAGLPGPKGDRGDAGPKGADGSPGKDGVRGLTGPIGPPGPAGAPGDKGEAGPSGPAGPTGARGAPGDRGEPGPPGPAGFAGPPGADGQPGAKGEPGDAGAKGDAGPPGPAGPTGPPGPIGNVGAPGPKGARGSAGPPGATGFPGAAGRVGPPGPSGNAGPPGPPGPAGKEGGKGPRGETGPAGRPGEVGPPGPPGPAGEKGSPGADGPAGAPGTPGPQGIAGQRGVVGLPGQRGERGFPGLPGPSGEPGKQGPSGASGERGPPGPMGPPGLAGPPGESGREGSPGAEGSPGRDGSPGPKGDRGETGPAGPPGAPGAPGAPGPVGPAGKSGDRGETGPAGPAGPIGPVGARGPAGPQGPRGDKGETGEQGDRGIKGHRGFSGLQGPPGPPGSPGEQGPSGASGPAGPRGPPGSAGSPGKDGLNGLPGPIGPPGPRGRTGDAGPVGPPGPPGPPGPPGPPSGGFDFSFLPQPPQEKAHDGGRYYRADDANVVRDRDLEVDTTLKSLSQQIENIRSPEGSRKNPARTCRDLKMCHSDWKSGEYWIDPNQGCNLDAIKVFCNMETGETCVYPTQPHVAQKNWYISKNPKEKRHVWYGESMTDGFQFEYGGQGSDPADVAIQLTFLRLMSTEASQNITYHCKNSVAYMDQQTGNLKKALLLQGSNEIEIRAEGNSRFTYSVTYDGCTSHTGAWGKTVIEYKTTKTSRLPIIDVAPLDVGAPDQEFGMDVGPVCFL; this is encoded by the exons ATGTTCAGCTTTGTGGACCTCCGGCTCCTGCTCCTCGTAGCGGCCACCGCCCTCCTGACGCACGGCCAAGAGGAGGGCCAAGAAGAAGACA TCCCACCAGTCACCTGCGTACAGAACGGCCTCAGGTACTATGACCGAGACGTATGGAAACCCGAGGCCTGCCGGATCTGTGTCTGCGACAACGGCAACGTGTTGTGCGATGACGTGATCTGCGACGAAACCAAGAACTGTCCCGGCGCCCAAGTCCCCCCGGGCGAATGCTGCCCCGTCTGCCCCGACGGCGAGG CGTCACCTACCGACCAAGAAACCACAGGAGTCGAG gGACCCAAGGGAGACACTGGCCCCCGAGGTCCAAGG GGACCTGCCGGCCCCCCTGGCCGAGATGGCATCCCCGGCCAGCCTGGACTTCCCGGCCCCCCCGGACCTCCCGGCCCCCCCGGACCTCCTGGCCTCGGAGGA aactttGCTCCCCAAATGTCTTACGGCTATGATGAGAAATCAACTGGAGGAATCTCCGTGCCTGGCCCCATG gGTCCTTCTGGTCCTCGTGGTCTCCCTGGCCCCCCTGGCGCACCT GGTCCCCAAGGTTTCCAAGGCCCCCCTGGTGAGCCTGGCGAGCCTGGAGCCTCA GGTCCCATGGGTCCCCGTGGTCCCCCTGGCCCCCCTGGCAAGAACGGAGATGAT gGTGAAGCTGGAAAGCCTGGTCGTCCTGGTGAGCGTGGGCCTCCTGGACCTCAG ggTGCTCGGGGATTGCCTGGAACAGCTGGTCTTCCTGGAATGAAGGGACACAGA GGTTTCAGTGGTTTGGATGGTGCCAAGGGAGATGCTGGTCCTGCTGGTCCCAAG GGTGAGCCCGGTAGCCCTGGTGAAAATGGAGCTCCTGGTCAGATG GGACCCCGTGGTCTGCCTGGTGAGAGAGGTCGCCCTGGAGCCCCTGGCCCTGCT GGTGCTCGTGGAAACGATGGTGCTACTGGTGCTGCTGGGCCCCCT GGTCCCACTGGCCCTGCTGGTCCTCCTGGCTTCCCTGGTGCTGTTGGTGCTAAG GGTGAAGCTGGTCCCCAAGGAGCCCGTGGCTCTGAAGGTCCCCAGGGTGTGCGTGGTGAGCCCGGCCCCCCTGGCcctgctggtgctgctggcccTGCT GGAAACCCTGGTGCTGATGGACAGCCTGGTGCTAAAGGTGCTAAT GGCGCTCCTGGCATTGCTGGTGCTCCCGGCTTCCCCGGTGCCCGAGGCCCTTCTGGACCCCAGGGCCCCAGCGGTCCTCCTGGTCCCAAGGGTAACAGC GGTGAACCCGGTGCTCCCGGCAACAAAGGAGACACTGGAGCCAAGGGAGAGCCC GGCCCCACTGGTATTCAAGGCCCCCCTGGCCCtgctggggaagaaggaaagcgAGGAGCCCGAGGTGAACCCGGACCCACTGGCCTGCCTGGACCCCCCGGCGAGCGT GGCGGACCTGGTAGCCGTGGTTTCCCTGGTGCAGATGGTGTCGCTGGTCCCAAG GGTCCCGCTGGTGAACGTGGCTCTCCCGGCCCCGCTGGCCCCAAAGGTTCCCCTGGTGAAGCGGGTCGTCCCGGTGAAGCTGGTCTGCCTGGTGCCAAG GGTCTGACTGGAAGTCCTGGCAGTCCCGGTCCAGATGGCAAAACTGGCCCCCCT GGTCCCGCTGGTCAAGATGGTCGCCctggccccccaggcccccccggTGCCCGTGGTCAGGCCGGCGTGATGGGTTTCCCTGGGCCTAAAGGTGCTGCT GGAGAGCCTGGCAAGGCTGGAGAGAGAGGTGTGCCTGGCCCCCCTGGTGCTGTT GGTCCCGCTGGCAAAGACGGAGAAGCTGGGGCTCAGGGACCCCCTGGCCCTGCT GGCCCCGCTGGCGAGAGAGGCGAACAAGGCCCAGCTGGCTCCCCCGGATTCCAG GGTCTCCCTGGCCCCGCTGGTCCTCCCGGTGAAGCAGGCAAACCCGGTGAACAG ggTGTTCCTGGCGACCTTGGTGCCCCCGGCCCCTCTGGAGCAAGA GGCGAGAGAGGTTTCCCTGGTGAACGTGGTGTGCAAGGTCCCCCCGGCCCCGCAGGTCCCCGCGGAGCCAACGGTGCCCCTGGCAATGACGGTGCTAAG GGTGATGCTGGTGCCCCCGGAGCCCCAGGTAGCCAGGGCGCTCCTGGCCTTCAGGGAATGCCTGGTGAACGAGGCGCAGCTGGGCTTCCCGGCCCTAAGGGTGACAGA GGCGATGCTGGTCCCAAAGGTGCTGACGGTTCTCCTGGCAAAGATGGTGTCCGTGGTCTGACTGGACCCATTGGTCCTCCTGGCCCCGCCGGTGCCCCTGGTGACAAG GGTGAAGCTGGTCCTAGCGGCCCTGCTGGTCCCACTGGAGCTCGTGGCGCCCCC GGAGACCGTGGTGAGCCTGGTCCCCCCGGCCCTGCTGGCTTCGCTGGCCCCCCT ggtgCTGATGGTCAACCCGGTGCTAAAGGCGAACCTGGTGATGCTGGTGCTAAAGGCGACGCTGGTCCCCCTGGCCCCGCTGGACCCACTGGACCCCCTGGCCCCATT GGTAACGTTGGTGCTCCTGGACCCAAAGGTGCTCGTGGCAGTGCTGGTCCCCCT GGTGCTACTGGTTTCCCTGGTGCTGCTGGCCGAGTCGGTCCCCCCGGCCCCTCT gGAAATGCTGGACCCCCTGGACCCCCTGGCCCTGCTGGCAAAGAAGGTGGCAAAGGCCCCCGTGGTGAGACCGGCCCCGCTGGACGTCCTGGTGAAGTCGGTCCCCCCGGTCCCCCTGGCCCCGCTGGCGAGAAAGGATCTCCTGGTGCTGACGGACCTGCT ggtgCTCCCGGCACTCCCGGACCTCAAGGCATTGCTGGACAGCGTGGTGTGGTCGGCCTGCCCGGTCAGCGAGGAGAGAGAGGCTTCCCCGGTCTTCCTGGCCCCTCT ggTGAACCTGGCAAGCAAGGTCCTTCCGGAGCAAGTGGGGAGCGTGGCCCCCCTGGTCCCATGGGCCCCCCTGGATTGGCTGGACCCCCTGGCGAGTCTGGACGTGAG gGATCTCCTGGTGCTGAAGGCTCCCCTGGACGAGATGGTTCTCCCGGCCCCAAG GGTGACCGTGGTGAGACCGGCCCTGCTGGACCTCCTGGTGCCCCTGGTGCTCCTGGTGCCCCTGGCCCCGTCGGCCCCGCTGGCAAGAGCGGCGACCGCGGTGAGACT GGTCCTGCTGGTCCTGCTGGCCCGATCGGCCCTGTTGGTGCTCGTGGTCCTGCT GGACCCCAAGGCCCCCGTGGTGACAAGGGTGAGACAGGCGAACAGGGTGACAGAGGCATAAAGGGTCACCGTGGCTTCTCTGGTCTCCAGGGTCCCCCTGGTCCTCCC GGCTCTCCTGGTGAACAAGGTCCTTCTGGAGCTTCTGGTCCTGCTGGTCCCCGA GGTCCCCCCGGCTCTGCCGGTTCTCCTGGCAAAGACGGACTCAACGGTCTCCCAGGCCCCATTGGCCCCCCTGGTCCTCGTGGTCGTACTGGTGATGCTGGCCCTGTT GGTCCCCCTGGCCCTCCTGGACCCCCTGGTCCCCCCGGTCCTCCCAGCGGCGGTTTCGACTTCAGCTTCCTGCCCCAGCCACCTCAAGAGAAGGCTCACGACGGCGGCCGCTACTACCGGGCCGATGATGCCAATGTGGTCCGTGACCGTGACCTCGAGGTGGACACCACCCTCAAGAGCCTGAGCCAGCAGATCGAGAACATCCGGAGCCCTGAAGGAAGCCGCAAGAACCCTGCCCGCACCTGCCGCGACCTCAAGATGTGCCACTCCGACTGGAAGAGCG GAGAATACTGGATTGACCCCAACCAAGGATGCAACCTGGATGCCATCAAGGTCTTCTGCAACATGGAGACAGGTGAGACCTGCGTGTACCCCACTCAGCCCCATGTGGCCCAGAAGAACTGGTACATCAGCAAGAACCCCAAGGAAAAGAGGCACGTCTGGTACGGCGAGAGCATGACCGACGGATTCCAG ttCGAGTATGGTGGCCAGGGCTCCGATCCTGCTGATGTGGCCATTCAGCTGACGTTCCTGCGCCTGATGTCCACCGAGGCTTCCCAGAACATCACCTATCACTGCAAGAACAGCGTGGCCTACATGGACCAGCAGACCGGCAACCTCAAGAAGGCCCTGCTCCTCCAGGGCTCCAACGAGATCGAGATCCGGGCCGAGGGCAACAGCCGCTTCACCTACAGTGTCACCTACGACGGTTGCACG